A region from the Mesorhizobium shangrilense genome encodes:
- a CDS encoding DUF882 domain-containing protein, translating into MRVWPRWLAAMVVAFGFLAAAATGASAETRSLKLYHLHTHEKAEIVYKRNGRYDPEGLRKINIILRDWRRNEPTKMDPRLLDLVWEAYRESGATDYIQVVCGYRSPSTNSMLRSRSRGVAEKSQHMLGKAMDFYIPGVPLKKLRNIGLKMQGGGVGYYPTSGSPFVHMDVGNVRHWPGISRQELVSVFPNGKTLHVPSDGRPLPGYEQALAAYKSRVGSGAPAIEMASAGGGTKKSRGLLATLFGGGSDEADDSADVASDEPAPAPRTAKPAPAAKSTLPGIAIVAPQDAKRAEVPQIADASASEPEQDTPETIIAALPARDIPVPDFAPRPKADVGAQQPEKVPFAVADASATTERSIATAQAPANVPFGTADQSDAPDPTQVAVNNVPLPTWRPERAPAATAADVTPPSKDVLLALADTAEQGRTATDAFSVLPTARPDTGRKDEVKAVLEQVDAQPATMTASSVSKAPGVATPAVKDAYYQVASLSEPRSAFNDPDGVDAASPRQAIVARPAGTDPVAAIGAGVKTTRKESRATARDQKPGPKALVVAAAPQAARWALGSGETITTVSSSTTAPGYAYNIVHTAPSEVYTAGFQADNQMADANRFSGNAVKFLSVARFQTK; encoded by the coding sequence ATGCGCGTCTGGCCGAGATGGCTGGCAGCTATGGTTGTTGCCTTCGGGTTCCTTGCCGCAGCCGCGACCGGTGCCAGCGCTGAAACACGCTCGCTCAAGCTTTACCACCTGCACACACACGAAAAGGCGGAGATCGTCTACAAGCGCAATGGCCGCTACGATCCCGAAGGTCTCAGGAAGATCAACATCATCCTGCGCGACTGGCGCCGCAACGAGCCGACCAAGATGGATCCGCGCCTGCTGGATCTGGTCTGGGAAGCCTACCGTGAAAGCGGCGCGACCGACTACATCCAGGTCGTCTGCGGCTACCGCTCGCCGTCCACGAACTCGATGCTGCGCAGCCGCAGCAGGGGCGTTGCCGAGAAGAGCCAGCATATGCTGGGCAAGGCGATGGACTTCTACATTCCCGGCGTGCCGCTGAAGAAGCTGCGCAACATCGGCCTCAAGATGCAGGGCGGTGGCGTCGGCTACTACCCGACCTCCGGCTCCCCCTTCGTCCACATGGATGTCGGCAATGTGCGCCACTGGCCCGGCATCAGCCGCCAGGAGCTGGTGAGCGTGTTCCCCAATGGCAAGACGCTGCATGTGCCAAGCGACGGCAGGCCGCTGCCTGGCTATGAACAGGCGCTCGCCGCCTACAAGTCGCGCGTCGGTTCCGGCGCTCCCGCCATCGAGATGGCCAGTGCAGGCGGCGGCACCAAGAAATCCCGCGGTTTGCTGGCCACCCTCTTCGGTGGCGGTTCCGATGAGGCCGACGACAGCGCCGATGTCGCGTCCGACGAGCCCGCTCCCGCGCCCAGGACGGCGAAGCCGGCGCCAGCCGCCAAGAGCACCTTGCCGGGCATAGCCATCGTGGCGCCGCAGGATGCCAAGCGCGCCGAGGTTCCGCAGATTGCCGACGCTTCGGCTTCGGAGCCGGAGCAGGACACGCCGGAGACGATCATCGCGGCGCTGCCGGCCCGCGATATTCCCGTTCCTGACTTTGCGCCGCGTCCGAAGGCCGATGTCGGTGCCCAGCAGCCCGAGAAGGTGCCGTTCGCTGTGGCCGATGCGTCCGCCACGACGGAGCGCAGTATCGCGACAGCGCAAGCGCCGGCAAATGTTCCTTTTGGCACGGCGGATCAGTCGGATGCGCCTGATCCGACGCAGGTCGCGGTCAACAACGTACCGCTGCCAACCTGGCGCCCCGAGCGCGCGCCTGCTGCCACCGCGGCTGATGTGACGCCGCCGAGCAAGGATGTGCTGCTGGCGCTCGCCGATACGGCCGAGCAGGGCAGGACTGCCACCGACGCGTTCTCCGTGCTGCCGACCGCGCGGCCGGACACAGGCCGGAAGGACGAGGTCAAGGCCGTTCTCGAACAGGTCGATGCGCAGCCGGCAACAATGACGGCTTCCTCGGTGTCCAAGGCACCCGGCGTCGCGACGCCTGCCGTGAAGGATGCATACTATCAGGTCGCTTCGCTGTCCGAGCCCCGCTCGGCCTTCAACGACCCGGACGGTGTCGATGCCGCATCGCCCCGACAGGCGATCGTTGCACGCCCCGCCGGTACGGATCCGGTCGCGGCGATCGGCGCCGGCGTGAAGACGACGCGCAAGGAGTCACGGGCCACCGCGCGCGACCAGAAGCCTGGACCGAAGGCCCTCGTGGTTGCCGCCGCGCCGCAGGCCGCCCGCTGGGCGCTGGGCAGCGGCGAGACCATCACCACCGTTTCCAGTTCGACGACGGCGCCGGGCTATGCCTACAATATCGTGCATACGGCACCGAGCGAGGTCTACACGGCCGGTTTCCAGGCGGACAACCAGATGGCTGACGCCAACCGGTTCTCCGGCAACGCCGTAAAATTCCTTTCGGTCGCCCGCTTCCAGACCAAGTAA
- a CDS encoding 2-dehydro-3-deoxy-phosphogluconate aldolase, whose amino-acid sequence MQAKTEKLLSLLNGQPVIPVLKIADVADAVPLARALARGGLPAIEITLRTADALEAIRRVAGEVEEAIVGAGTILDARQFDEAASAGSRFIVSPGITRELLAAAGDSDVPLLPGAITPGEIMAAREAGLRFLKFFPAEQSGGIASLKAFASPLADVKFCPTGGITGKNAADYLSLPNVICVGGSWVAPDDMVKAGKWDEIEALARAASKLAK is encoded by the coding sequence GTGCAAGCCAAGACCGAAAAACTCCTGTCGCTCCTCAACGGCCAACCGGTGATCCCGGTGCTGAAGATCGCTGATGTCGCCGACGCGGTGCCGCTGGCCCGCGCGCTGGCCCGCGGCGGCCTGCCGGCGATCGAGATCACGCTTCGCACCGCTGATGCGTTGGAAGCGATCCGTCGGGTGGCGGGCGAGGTCGAGGAGGCCATCGTCGGCGCGGGCACTATTCTGGACGCCCGTCAGTTCGACGAGGCCGCAAGCGCCGGCTCAAGGTTCATCGTCAGCCCCGGCATCACCCGCGAGCTTCTGGCGGCGGCTGGGGATAGCGACGTTCCGCTGCTGCCCGGCGCCATCACGCCCGGCGAGATCATGGCCGCACGGGAAGCCGGCTTGCGTTTCCTGAAATTCTTCCCCGCCGAACAGTCGGGCGGTATCGCCTCGCTCAAGGCATTTGCCTCGCCGCTGGCCGATGTGAAATTCTGCCCGACCGGCGGCATCACCGGCAAGAACGCGGCCGACTATCTCAGCTTGCCCAACGTCATCTGCGTCGGCGGCTCCTGGGTCGCGCCTGACGACATGGTGAAAGCGGGAAAATGGGACGAGATCGAAGCGCTGGCGCGCGCCGCGAGCAAGCTCGCAAAGTAG
- a CDS encoding rhodanese-related sulfurtransferase, whose protein sequence is MTSSTPTNPIRVAALYRFARLDAFEELRAPLAAFCCGRGIKGTLLLAHEGINGTVAGSEADIAALIEHLESIEGLAGLEVKYSAAAEMPFHRMKVRLKREIVTMGVEDIDPAKSAGTYVAPADWNALVSDPATIVIDTRNAYEVSIGTFKGAVDPATSSFREFPAWVEAHRAELDGRKIAMFCTGGIRCEKATAYVKSLGFEDVFHLKGGILKYLEEVPAEQSLWQGECFVFDERVSVSHGLVEGEAELCHACRHPLTGDDRQSPKYTPGVSCPHCFDARTDEDRQRYAERQRQVELAQAQGRGPHIGR, encoded by the coding sequence ATGACATCGTCCACGCCAACAAACCCCATCCGTGTCGCGGCACTCTACCGGTTTGCGCGGCTCGACGCCTTCGAGGAATTGCGCGCGCCGCTTGCCGCCTTCTGCTGCGGACGCGGCATCAAGGGCACGCTGCTCCTTGCGCATGAGGGCATCAACGGCACGGTCGCGGGCAGCGAAGCGGATATCGCCGCGCTGATCGAACATCTCGAATCCATCGAAGGCCTCGCTGGCCTCGAGGTCAAATACAGCGCCGCCGCCGAAATGCCGTTCCACCGCATGAAGGTGCGGTTGAAGCGCGAGATCGTCACCATGGGTGTCGAGGATATCGATCCGGCCAAAAGCGCGGGAACCTATGTCGCGCCGGCCGACTGGAACGCGCTGGTCAGCGATCCCGCGACGATCGTCATCGACACCCGCAATGCCTATGAGGTGTCGATCGGCACCTTCAAGGGCGCGGTCGATCCCGCCACCAGCAGCTTTCGCGAGTTCCCGGCTTGGGTGGAGGCGCATCGCGCGGAACTGGACGGCCGCAAGATCGCGATGTTCTGCACCGGTGGCATACGTTGCGAAAAGGCGACAGCCTATGTGAAGTCGCTCGGCTTCGAGGACGTGTTCCATCTCAAGGGCGGTATCCTGAAATACCTCGAAGAGGTGCCCGCCGAGCAGAGCCTGTGGCAGGGCGAATGTTTCGTGTTCGACGAACGCGTTTCGGTGTCCCACGGCCTGGTCGAGGGTGAAGCCGAACTCTGCCATGCCTGCCGGCATCCGCTGACGGGCGACGACCGGCAGTCACCGAAATATACCCCCGGCGTCTCGTGCCCGCATTGCTTTGATGCTCGCACCGACGAGGACCGCCAGCGTTACGCCGAGCGTCAGCGCCAGGTTGAACTGGCGCAGGCGCAGGGCAGGGGCCCGCATATCGGGCGCTAG
- a CDS encoding YybH family protein — MTDGTTREPARDPQDLERLLISRQWAGDLDGMVALFEPDAIIDSDEQLTRGRESIRALFSEITAMGRRFASGAQRPAVINGDLALTSTRLPDGTITTEVARRQRDGTWLWVIDRFSVTWP; from the coding sequence ATGACCGATGGAACAACCCGCGAGCCGGCGCGTGATCCTCAGGATCTGGAACGGCTGCTGATTTCCCGGCAATGGGCGGGAGATCTCGACGGAATGGTGGCGCTTTTCGAGCCCGATGCCATCATCGACAGCGATGAACAATTGACACGTGGCCGGGAATCCATCCGGGCTCTGTTTTCGGAGATCACCGCGATGGGCCGAAGATTTGCTTCCGGAGCTCAACGCCCGGCCGTCATCAATGGCGACCTGGCGCTCACGTCGACCAGGCTTCCCGATGGCACGATAACAACCGAGGTCGCCCGCCGGCAGCGCGACGGGACATGGCTTTGGGTCATCGATCGATTCTCGGTTACGTGGCCCTGA
- a CDS encoding tellurite resistance TerB family protein — MFDPKKLLDDLLGSQIPGTDSTVRDKAGQAVQMAKDNPLAAGAIAAVLLGTGAGREVTGAAVRLGGLAAIGGLAYKAYQNYKSGNAPAEAPAAGEPELLPPPKDTAFHPSQAPQGEDEFTLTLIRAMISAAKADGHVDDDERQKIAGKLSLAGIGPDAEKFLMAELERPLDLDALVASAHTDAQKLELYTASRLTIDPDTRAERGYLDLLAGRLGLPDALVDHVEATVSAAKAPAKTGTSPNPRW, encoded by the coding sequence ATGTTCGATCCCAAGAAGCTTCTCGACGATCTGCTCGGCTCGCAAATTCCCGGAACGGACTCCACCGTTCGCGACAAGGCGGGCCAGGCCGTCCAGATGGCCAAGGACAATCCGCTGGCCGCCGGCGCCATTGCCGCCGTGCTGCTTGGAACCGGGGCTGGTCGCGAGGTGACGGGTGCCGCCGTGAGGCTCGGCGGCCTGGCCGCCATCGGCGGTCTCGCCTACAAGGCCTACCAGAACTACAAGAGCGGCAACGCACCCGCCGAGGCGCCCGCCGCCGGCGAGCCGGAATTGCTGCCGCCGCCGAAGGACACCGCCTTCCACCCCTCACAGGCGCCGCAGGGCGAGGATGAATTCACGCTGACGCTGATACGCGCCATGATCTCGGCGGCAAAGGCCGACGGCCATGTCGACGACGATGAACGGCAGAAGATCGCCGGCAAGCTCAGCCTTGCCGGCATCGGCCCCGACGCCGAGAAATTCCTGATGGCGGAACTGGAGCGGCCGCTCGATCTGGATGCGCTGGTGGCCAGTGCGCATACCGACGCCCAAAAGCTCGAGCTCTATACGGCGTCGCGCCTGACCATCGACCCGGACACGCGCGCCGAACGCGGCTATCTCGATTTGCTCGCTGGCCGCCTCGGCCTGCCGGATGCGCTGGTCGACCATGTCGAGGCAACTGTCTCGGCGGCAAAGGCGCCGGCGAAGACTGGAACCTCGCCCAACCCCCGCTGGTAA
- a CDS encoding SDR family oxidoreductase has translation MTDHKTAIVTGAGTGIGKSVATALLKAGWNTVFCGRRKPMLDAAVTEAGPTQARALAVACDISKADEVDALFRQTIEAFGRVDLLFNNAGMGYKSTPIDEIPVEVWNDVVGVNLTGSFLCARAAFGAMRRQKPMGGRIINNGSVSAYAPRPGSAPYTATKHAITGLTKTLALDGRPYDIACGQIDIGNALTEMAQPMTVGVPQANGTIAAEAVMDVQRVADAVLHMASLPLDANVLFMTVMATKMPFVGRG, from the coding sequence ATGACAGATCACAAAACCGCCATCGTCACCGGCGCCGGCACGGGCATCGGCAAGAGCGTCGCAACCGCGCTGCTGAAGGCCGGCTGGAACACGGTGTTCTGTGGGCGTCGCAAGCCGATGCTGGACGCCGCGGTCACCGAAGCTGGGCCGACACAGGCCAGGGCATTGGCCGTCGCGTGCGACATCAGCAAGGCCGATGAGGTCGACGCCTTGTTCAGGCAGACGATCGAGGCGTTCGGCCGGGTCGACCTGCTCTTCAACAATGCCGGCATGGGCTACAAATCGACGCCGATCGACGAGATCCCCGTCGAGGTGTGGAATGACGTCGTCGGCGTCAATCTCACCGGCTCGTTCCTGTGTGCCCGCGCCGCCTTCGGCGCCATGCGCAGGCAGAAGCCGATGGGTGGCCGCATCATCAACAACGGCTCGGTGTCGGCCTATGCGCCGCGGCCGGGCTCGGCTCCCTATACCGCGACCAAGCACGCGATCACCGGGCTGACCAAGACGCTGGCACTGGACGGCAGGCCCTATGACATTGCCTGCGGCCAGATCGACATCGGCAATGCTCTGACCGAGATGGCGCAGCCGATGACGGTCGGCGTGCCGCAGGCCAATGGCACGATCGCCGCCGAAGCTGTGATGGACGTTCAGCGCGTCGCCGATGCCGTGCTCCACATGGCCAGCCTGCCGCTCGACGCCAATGTTCTGTTCATGACGGTGATGGCGACCAAGATGCCATTTGTGGGACGCGGGTAA
- a CDS encoding YciI family protein, with protein sequence MFYAILAYHVEGVIVAMTPQEDAALMAGLLEINTRLHEDGTLGPSARLGATEDACTLRGPGDGVIIDGPFAETKEQLLGFYIVDCTTRDDAIAIARDLRRVNASAVYEIRPVLLFKPGVPLAGR encoded by the coding sequence ATGTTCTATGCAATCCTCGCCTATCACGTGGAGGGCGTCATCGTGGCGATGACGCCGCAGGAGGATGCGGCGCTGATGGCCGGCCTGCTGGAGATCAACACCCGGCTTCACGAGGACGGCACACTTGGGCCATCCGCGCGCCTGGGGGCGACAGAGGATGCCTGCACACTGCGCGGCCCGGGCGACGGCGTGATCATCGACGGCCCCTTCGCCGAAACCAAGGAACAACTGCTCGGCTTCTACATCGTGGACTGCACTACCCGAGACGACGCTATCGCGATCGCCCGGGACCTGCGCCGCGTCAATGCCAGCGCCGTCTATGAGATCCGGCCCGTTCTTCTCTTCAAGCCCGGCGTGCCACTGGCGGGCAGATGA
- a CDS encoding pyridoxal phosphate-dependent aminotransferase, translating into MLHTISAFDRLGEENAFAVLARATALASQGRDIVNLGIGQPDFKTPQHIVEAAIKALRDGHHGYTPANGLLATREAVVRRTLTTTGVEVSPETVMILPGGKPTMFAAILMFGEPGAEILYPDPGFPIYRSMIEFTGAAPIPVPMREENGFAFSAEETLALITPKTRLLILNSPANPTGGVTPRAEIEKLVKGLEKHPDVAILSDEIYDVMTYDGETHCSLLGFPEIRDRLIVLNGWSKTWAMTGWRMGWSIWPNGDEGAHLYDKVRKLAVNCWSCVNAPSQFAGIAAIDGPQDDVDTMMRAFDRRRKIVVEGLNALPDISCITPKGAFYAFPNVSKTGWKAKKLASALLDDAGVALIGGPDFGILGEGYIRLSYANSEENILRALERIGAFLAK; encoded by the coding sequence ATGCTCCACACGATTTCGGCCTTCGACCGTCTCGGCGAGGAAAATGCCTTCGCGGTGCTTGCACGCGCCACCGCTCTCGCGAGCCAAGGCCGCGATATCGTCAACCTCGGCATCGGCCAGCCCGACTTCAAGACGCCGCAGCACATCGTCGAGGCCGCGATCAAGGCACTGCGTGACGGCCACCACGGCTATACGCCGGCTAACGGACTTCTGGCGACGCGGGAGGCGGTGGTGCGGCGCACGCTGACCACCACCGGGGTCGAGGTCTCGCCCGAGACGGTGATGATCCTGCCCGGCGGCAAGCCGACCATGTTCGCGGCCATCCTGATGTTCGGTGAACCCGGCGCGGAAATCCTCTATCCGGATCCCGGCTTTCCCATCTACCGCTCGATGATCGAGTTCACCGGTGCCGCACCCATCCCCGTGCCGATGCGCGAAGAGAACGGCTTCGCCTTCTCGGCGGAAGAGACGCTGGCATTGATCACGCCGAAGACCCGGCTCCTGATCCTCAACTCGCCAGCCAACCCGACCGGCGGCGTCACGCCCCGCGCCGAGATCGAGAAGCTGGTCAAGGGGCTGGAGAAGCACCCTGATGTCGCCATCCTCTCCGACGAGATCTATGACGTGATGACCTATGACGGCGAGACGCATTGCTCGCTGCTCGGCTTCCCCGAGATCCGCGACCGGCTGATCGTGCTCAACGGCTGGTCGAAGACCTGGGCGATGACCGGCTGGCGCATGGGCTGGTCGATCTGGCCGAACGGCGACGAGGGCGCCCACCTCTACGACAAGGTGCGCAAGCTGGCCGTCAATTGCTGGTCCTGCGTCAACGCGCCCAGCCAGTTTGCCGGCATCGCGGCCATCGACGGCCCGCAGGATGATGTCGACACGATGATGCGCGCCTTCGACCGCCGCAGGAAGATCGTCGTCGAGGGGCTGAACGCCTTGCCCGACATTTCCTGCATCACGCCCAAGGGTGCGTTCTATGCCTTCCCCAACGTATCGAAGACCGGCTGGAAGGCCAAGAAGCTGGCCTCCGCGTTGCTTGACGATGCCGGCGTGGCGCTGATCGGCGGCCCTGATTTCGGCATTCTTGGCGAAGGCTATATCCGGCTCTCCTACGCCAATTCCGAAGAGAACATTTTGCGCGCGCTGGAGCGGATCGGAGCGTTCCTGGCGAAGTGA
- a CDS encoding GNAT family N-acetyltransferase → MSENLKDWQPRPRPERKIIDGHYVRLEPLSAATHGDGLYEASSVSDVGGRFAWLPDYPPETRGAFQPWLDKVEASEDPLFFTVIDKASGEVAGRQTLMRIDPAYGVIEIGNIYWGPLISRKPAATEAQFLFMKYIFDELGYRRYEWKCNNRNEPSKRAAERFGFKFEGIFRQHLIVKGENRDTAWYSIIDKEWPALRKAYEAWLDPANFDGDGQQKRRLEDFRAAFGA, encoded by the coding sequence GTGTCTGAAAATCTCAAGGATTGGCAGCCGCGTCCTCGGCCCGAACGCAAGATCATCGACGGCCACTACGTCCGGCTTGAGCCGCTGAGCGCGGCAACGCACGGCGACGGCCTGTATGAAGCGTCCTCGGTGTCCGATGTCGGCGGGCGTTTTGCCTGGTTGCCCGACTATCCGCCGGAGACGCGCGGGGCCTTCCAGCCCTGGCTGGACAAGGTGGAGGCCAGCGAGGACCCACTGTTCTTCACCGTCATCGACAAGGCCAGCGGCGAGGTCGCCGGGCGGCAGACACTGATGCGCATCGACCCGGCCTATGGCGTTATCGAGATCGGCAATATCTATTGGGGGCCGCTGATCTCGCGCAAGCCGGCGGCGACGGAAGCGCAGTTCCTGTTCATGAAGTACATCTTCGACGAGCTCGGCTATCGCCGCTACGAATGGAAGTGCAACAACCGCAACGAGCCGTCCAAGCGCGCGGCGGAACGGTTCGGCTTCAAGTTCGAAGGCATTTTCCGCCAGCACCTGATCGTGAAGGGCGAAAATCGCGATACTGCGTGGTACTCCATCATCGACAAGGAATGGCCGGCGTTGCGCAAGGCCTATGAGGCATGGCTCGACCCCGCCAATTTCGACGGCGACGGCCAGCAGAAGCGGCGGCTTGAGGACTTTCGCGCGGCGTTCGGCGCGTAA
- a CDS encoding cation diffusion facilitator family transporter, giving the protein MAHAHGSQGHDHGAGHVHGTTDKKRVLIAGCLTAGFMVAEALGGIFTGSLALLADAGHMLADAVALGLAWYAFHLADRPATGRLTYGFGRVKTLVAYTNGIAIFVIALWIVYEAWGRLEAPAPVLAGPMLAVATLGLLVNIGSFLVLHGGDRASLNMRGAILHVLGDLLGSAAAIVAALVILATGWTPIDPILSVLVSLLILSTAWSLMRAAAHVLLEGVPPNLDRDVIAGDIEASVQGVREIHHMHVWSLDGSTNMATLHACLDEGVDAHQAVSAIKKRLAAEHDISHATVEPEFGQCADRHEDHDDGDHDAAAHHGHHH; this is encoded by the coding sequence ATGGCACATGCCCACGGCTCGCAGGGACATGATCACGGCGCCGGGCATGTCCATGGCACGACCGACAAGAAAAGGGTGTTGATCGCCGGCTGCCTGACCGCCGGTTTCATGGTCGCGGAAGCGCTCGGCGGCATCTTCACGGGATCGCTGGCGCTGCTGGCCGATGCCGGCCACATGCTGGCCGACGCGGTGGCGCTCGGCCTTGCCTGGTATGCTTTCCACCTTGCGGACAGGCCGGCCACCGGCCGCCTCACCTATGGCTTCGGCCGGGTCAAGACCTTGGTAGCCTATACCAACGGCATCGCCATCTTCGTCATCGCACTGTGGATCGTCTACGAAGCCTGGGGCCGCCTGGAGGCGCCGGCGCCGGTGCTCGCCGGGCCGATGCTGGCGGTGGCAACCCTTGGCCTGCTGGTCAATATCGGCTCCTTCCTGGTGCTGCATGGCGGCGACCGCGCGAGCCTGAACATGCGCGGCGCCATCCTGCATGTGCTGGGCGACCTCCTGGGCTCGGCGGCGGCGATCGTGGCGGCGCTGGTCATCCTGGCGACGGGCTGGACGCCGATCGATCCGATCCTGTCGGTCCTCGTCTCGCTCTTGATCCTGTCCACCGCATGGTCGCTGATGCGCGCCGCCGCGCATGTCCTGCTCGAAGGCGTGCCGCCAAATCTCGACCGCGACGTGATCGCTGGGGATATAGAGGCATCAGTGCAAGGCGTGCGCGAAATACACCATATGCATGTCTGGTCGCTCGACGGCTCCACGAACATGGCGACGCTGCACGCCTGCCTCGACGAGGGCGTCGATGCCCATCAGGCGGTCAGCGCCATCAAGAAACGGCTTGCCGCCGAGCATGACATCAGCCATGCCACGGTGGAGCCTGAATTCGGCCAATGCGCCGACCGCCACGAAGACCACGATGATGGTGATCATGATGCGGCTGCGCATCACGGTCACCACCACTAG
- the denD gene encoding D-erythronate dehydrogenase: MRILITGAAGMVGRKLIARLAKDGMLRGRKIAALDLHDIVPPQAPAMDGVSVTIHTGDLASAGSSESLVASRPDVVFHLAGVVSGEAEANFDLGYRVNLDGTRALFDAIRLAAISPRVVFTSSIAVFGAPFPEVIPDEFHPTPLTSYGAQKLMSEVLLADYTRRGFFDGIGIRLPTICVRPGKPNKAASGFFSGIIREPLAGQEAILPVPRSVVHTHASPRSAVNFLIHAAGIDGAAVGPRRNLTMPGVGVSVGEQIEALERIAGTKVAGLIREIPDETIWAIVKGWPTRFEAHRSRELGFAAETSFDEIIRAHIEDELGGKLY, translated from the coding sequence ATGCGCATCCTGATCACTGGCGCGGCAGGCATGGTCGGCCGCAAGCTCATCGCCCGGCTGGCAAAGGACGGCATGCTGCGTGGCCGCAAGATCGCCGCGCTCGACCTGCATGACATCGTGCCGCCGCAGGCGCCGGCGATGGACGGCGTCAGCGTCACCATCCACACCGGCGACCTTGCATCCGCAGGGTCTTCGGAAAGCCTTGTCGCCTCGCGGCCCGATGTCGTCTTCCACCTCGCAGGCGTGGTGTCGGGCGAGGCGGAAGCTAATTTCGATCTCGGCTATCGCGTCAACCTCGATGGCACGCGCGCGCTGTTCGACGCGATCCGGCTGGCGGCGATTTCGCCGCGCGTCGTCTTCACCTCGTCGATCGCCGTGTTCGGCGCGCCGTTCCCGGAGGTCATTCCCGATGAATTCCACCCGACGCCGCTGACGTCCTATGGCGCGCAGAAGCTGATGAGCGAGGTGCTGCTGGCCGATTATACGCGGCGTGGTTTCTTCGACGGCATCGGCATCCGGCTGCCGACCATCTGCGTGCGACCGGGCAAGCCCAACAAGGCTGCCTCGGGGTTCTTCTCCGGCATCATCCGCGAGCCCCTGGCTGGGCAGGAAGCGATCCTGCCGGTGCCGCGCTCGGTCGTGCATACCCACGCCAGCCCGCGCTCGGCGGTCAATTTCCTGATCCATGCCGCCGGGATCGACGGCGCCGCCGTCGGGCCGCGCCGCAACTTGACCATGCCCGGCGTCGGCGTCTCCGTCGGCGAGCAGATCGAGGCGCTGGAGCGCATCGCCGGCACCAAGGTGGCAGGGCTCATCCGCGAAATTCCCGACGAGACGATCTGGGCGATCGTCAAGGGCTGGCCGACCCGGTTCGAAGCACACCGCTCAAGAGAGCTTGGCTTCGCCGCCGAGACGAGTTTTGACGAGATCATCCGCGCGCATATCGAGGATGAGCTGGGCGGAAAGCTGTATTGA